The genomic segment CATGTGTCACCACTACACacattaaaaccaaaaaacatgGAAAGTGCTGACCTAGAATTACCCATCAGATCACATGATCATTGTAAACAGGCACAAAAGTACTGGTTTATATTTGTTCACATATATACTGAATAAAAATATGGCAGAAAGCTGCCAAGGAATAATTACATCTGtgcatacattttgaaaaatttcaaatgtgatttgaaaaaggagaaacaaagcaCGCTGTATATAAACTAGCACACATGGGTATATGCACACAAACTCTATTATGAAGTTAAAAGCTGTGCCATGAGGGTTATTTGTGTATTAACCTTTCCTGTGGAGCTGCAGGGAGCCCAGCAAGCAGACGGATTTGAGCATCTCAGTGATGTACATCTCCAGACAGCACTGCAGCTGGATGAAGAGCCTACAGATCTCAGGGTGGATCTCCCCGTCCTCCGGCCTGAAATGGCACATAGTTGGATCACAGCGAGGTTACTAGCAAGTAAACTCTGCATACAATGACCTGCTTTATGGATGCAAATTCAAATTATAGTTCTGTTTTGgaatttttttttagctccttcagaaaggagaaaaaaaaatcatttgtcTCTGTGCACAGTTTAATAGCTTAACTTCCTAACTGCATGCATCAACATAAAAAAAGGCAAGACACTGTCCCAAAAATAGTAAACAATACTACAGGAaatagtaaagtaaaaaaagtcagatttacCAAACTTGATTATTCCTTAAGTATCAGACTGACCCTGTATATGTTAATGACATGATTAATTGATGAGTTGATTTTGTCTTGTCGAGAAAGGTTTTTGTTCTTTGAGTTGCCGAAGCATGAGCGCAGTATGTGTTTGATGAATATCATCACTTACATGTGTAGATAGGATGGCAAAAACAAATGGACATCCAACTTTAGTATTTTCAATTTTCAGCTTCTATGTCAAAAACAGCCAACCACACGTCAAATATCcctacatgcttttattttgaaatattttaccctttaacaaatataaaaaacaacCCTGGTAGTACTGACAGTTTTGTCTGCTTCTTTTGACAGGTTTCTGTTGCTTTATGTCAACAGCAGACATGGTCAAAATTGCTACTGACTGCATTTGTCTTGATTGAGTTTGTTTAACCGTCCGagaatgtataaataaaatgcattgaagaagttcaaacacaaaaacccCATCtgagtgtttctttgtttaCCCAGAGCTGATCACTAGCTTTTATGAGACACCACGGTAGCTTCACAACCATATAAATCTGGTGTTCAAGGGGAAACTACAGCAGGTGATATTCAGTGGGTGTGATATCACATGGGAGAAGTGACAGCGATAAAAGGCGTGAAACTTGCACCTGGTACAAATATTTCTCACACAAATCATGCTGTTGCGTTCCCCTCTTCCAACGGCAAGCTTCTCCTTCCCGTCCTTGTTTTGTCACAGTGCTGCCTTCTACAGTATTGTCACTAAAGCACAGCTGTCATCAACGCTATCCTGCTTATCAGCTTTCCTCTTGCACATCGGAGAGGCCCTGCATCACTCAAACCATTCAGACACACTGGCTTTATTTGATTAAAGGGGAATGACCAGCACTGTCTAATTCAAGCTCTGCGTCTCTAGTAGGGGAGACGGACATTTGAAATGGCCTGGAGAGCTTTTAGAGAAGGAGGTTTAGAGTATGTGTTGGTGATGATCATGACTGGTTTTGAAGCTGTTATCAGTGGAACTTAGAGTCCTCTCTAAAGCTGCTGCACCATCTCTAAGTctatagcagcagcagcaggaaattcAAGCACAGGACTATAATGGATATTACTTGTTGTCTTGGCGAGACAGATATAACTGTATCTAGCTGTATATTTACGAGCCATATGTTGGAAAAAGAACGGTAAACTGCACTGTTTCTCCAAAGATCTAAACAAGATGTTATTAAATCCTTGTAATAAAGAGATGCGCCTGTTCAGTGGATGTTGTATGATTCATGCCTCTGCATGACAGGAAACATGCAGCAGACATGTTTACTGGCTAACCGTATGAGTGTGTCACGCACATGAGGTTCAAAGCCCCCACACTTTAAAAGGATAGAGTTTGTCATGCATGTAACAGACAGTGAAGGATATGCATTCTTAAATCACTGTAAGATACAGCAAGTGGATTAATTATTGAGCCAGGAAATAGGTTACAGAGCAGAAGAGAGCTCAGcctaacacattttaaacatgcagtGATTTCACAGGTCTCCAACAAATGTGTATGCCAGTTATAAGAAGGAATATGGGCTATAGCTAGAGTAAATCTGATGCTGTTATTGTTCCAACAGCGTCCAGGCTTTGGCAAGCAGTTAGCACTGCAGACATCCTCCAATTCTCTCTCACCACTGGCTTCGGTCTGTCCGATTGTTATTTAAGTAAGTTTGAGGGTGCCATGTCAGCTGGCATCTTAGCCTCACTGAGGACCTTCAAATCCCATGCCTCACTTTGCCCTTCTTCCACTGGCACCAATGTGGAGTAGATGTGCTCAATGGAGGGTGCAGGCCAAGTCAACTGACATGTCAGGCTCCTATCATATCTGCTTCCGCCCCCTATCTTAAAACAAAACTTCTATCATAAACATACCACCTGTAATATATTTTAGCATGAAAATAGTATCTGATTCAGTGAACAGTGAAACAACATAAAATCGAATCACTCTGCATTGACTGTTACATGATGGTATCATTTGTTTTAGATGAAAGAAAAACCAAACACTCTGCActctaataaataacaacatccACTGTTGACATCCAAAGTTGCGTACTAGGATCTAAATGTTCAAATGACAatgacagagacacaaaatacacacacacacacacacacacacacacacacacacacacacagggccacTCTCATAATACACTAAAAGCAACAATGCATAAGTCATTGGCTCCACATTATTGATACTATTATCTCAGATATTAGTCCTGGGGAAGCATCCCACTTTATGGGATTGCATTAACGTTTTAGGCCCAGCTAATGGGAAGTGGTCATTTACAGTATGCTGCTGTGATTGCTTCCTGGTAACGCTGCCCCTCTAGCAATTAAGAGACAcgatgttttttaaaaacattttttttgttctgttttcccAAAACTCTCTCCCCACTTCAAACTCACTAGTTTCACTCTAATGGAGTATGCAGACACTTGGAGGATTTCTTTGAAGTGTAGAGGAGTCAGGCTTAAGTGTGCATGTGCCTAAAAATGGGGATGCTTATGCAAATTAGAGATGTACTTTGGTAAAATTAGCTATTTTACAACTTCAGGCGCAGCAGCGCTGCAGAGCGCCCCATTTGGTGCGGTTTCCACTGTCGGCGCCGTGGAGAGCTCTTTGCGAGGCACTCgttttcagcaccacggacagcgtCTGTGCCAACTCACCCCGATATCAAGGAGAGACTGTGGTGTGCCGCCCTCGCCATTTCGCAGCCTTTAATTCGGGTCTTCAGCATTTCGGCCCGTAAGGAAGGACAGTCGACAGTGATTTCGCCAATGGAGATGACCAGTTCACGGTACAGAGCCACAAGTGTATTGAACTCCTGGACGATCTGTGTTACAATGAGATGATGAAAGAAATCACAATAAAATAAGTTATTCCCGCATGACCTTGTCAAGTTAGcagcacacaaatacaacaaacaacttTTGCTTGAATGTGGCTCCCTCCCGCTCTGGTCATTGCAGTAGAATTGCCTTTATCCTTGGCCTGCATATTGACTTGTCAACGTGAAAACGTGTCAGGCAAGAAGGAAATGCTGAGCAGCACTATATCCAGCCtcactgttctttttttgttcacacaGGGGACAAATACTGTGCCAGTGCAGGTGCATGGTGGTGTGCTACAATAGAAGTAGTATTTCAAAAATTGCAACCTTGCACATATGCGGCCACAAAAGCTCATTCGTCTCTGAGAGAAACATGTGATTAAGCAAAAAAAGTGAAGCATTGCCATTAAAATAGTCAGGAAAGTCAGAGAGCGTGatgaatgaattgatttttttttttttattgacggGGGTCCCATTATGCTAAGTTTGGTTGTTTGCACAAGCTCAGAGCTTGAGATTGGGGGCACCAATATTTCGTTCATTTTGTGCAACTCCTGCATCCTGCTGCACTCCTGTGTGCGAGCATCGAGGCTCCATGACGTTCACTGGTGTATGAAAGGGTGAAGCAGGGCTACACATATGATCAATCCTGCCAGCATCTGTCAAAACACAAGACATATATGTGCCACGATCACGAACACCTCCGTGGATAATCTTGCAGTTCGggcaattttggaatcagccCAAATCACCTGCAGCTTTCCACACTCCAAATGCAAATCACACAGTCAATCTGCACGTCGGGATGATCTGTTTGGCTTCACTGCCGACAAAGCAATGCAAATGCATATAGCTATTTTTAGGCTCCCAGACcggtctttctttcttttttttgcagctaTTAACAGCTGTCGCCTGTGCATCCTGCATGCACGGGATAGTCGATCGTCCTAGAACAAAGAAAGGTTGGGATAATAACACAGCACTCCTTATTAGAGGCACCATGCAGGCATTGACGTGTCGCAAACCTACCATTCTGCAGTCGGCCACGGCGCGCTGGGCTTTGCGGGTACTTTCGgtgctctccctcctctgtggGTCTCGGTGAGGAGGCTTGCCGATCTGGAAGATGTTCCCGGCGGATCTGGGGCGGTTTTTGCGCCCATTCGATGCAGAACTCATGCATACACATCCACTAATAAAACAGCCCTAATACAGAACGGTTCTGTCCTATTTCCCCCCCCAAAACTCCaccactttctctcttcctgcctcacCACGCTGCACCTTGCTGTTCACCTTATTCTCTCCTCTGTTTACGCTCAATTTACCTTCGCCAACTACTGGCTGAGCTGAACCTCGATTATTGTTATTGCTCTGTCTATCTCTCGCGTTCCTCCCCTCTAGTGTGGGAGACGGAGCAAATATTTTCCCAGACGAGCCTCAGAGCGCAGGAAAAGTACCGGATGAGCGCCTGCGACTCCTCTCCGCATTGCCTCGACTGCGACGGGGCGCAAGTCACCTTCACTCCAGCAGCACACGGTGCACAGTGAAGACTTCACACCCAACCCGGAGTCCAGCTAGCTGAGGTGTCTTCTCTGACGCACCGATGTCGGAAGGAGACGATCGCATTCACGGATATTCTCCAAATGCAACCATTTTTTATGATTGCGCGTTTCCATTAAGCACCAATAAGACGGGCGATAACGATCTTTTCTCAGCCGCACAACCTCCttatggaaacaaaacaacgCTGCCAAAGTCCCCGCCGACTATTTCGCCGCGTACAGCCGACACTTTAAGCCTCTGAGCCGGAGGAAATCTGAACCTTCAGAAAAAACTTAATTCCTGGTGTCGCGGTTCTCAGTTCGGCTCCCAGTGTCTGTTTCCTCCAGTGTCTCCAGCTCGTCGGGCGGGCCTATCTCTAACCTtggagaggcagcaggaagaCAAGCAGTTGCTACAGGCCTGACGTGGCTCTGTGTCTGGCAACACTGCGCACCCAAAGGACGGGAATACTAATAGGGCCCATCAAGTCAGACCCCCGCCCTGAGCCGTGTATGAGCTCCTAAACGTGTAAAATTCAGGCTGCAGGCCACGTTGCCTCCACACAGTAAAGAAGTATTATACACTTCATTCAATATTCCGGTTAAGACTAAATTGAAACTTTAGTGTTGACTAGCACAGTTTAAATGGACCCCATTGTACGCATCTACTGTGGCATATGTATAACATGTATATGCAGGCCCATTTTATCGGGacttaaaagtgttttatggtattcaaaaaaaaaaaaatctctctcacTAACTCTACAGCACTATTAATACCATATTCTTTTAGACACACAGTGCGGTGCAGTGTTACTTTATTAGAGTTCACAGTGACCTAAATATATGTTAAGGTTGTTTATGGTAGGAGTGTTTTTGGAATAGGCCTGGCAGTATGAAGCTTCAGTGCTTGTATTAACTATATATAGtactataacacacacacacacatacacacacacacacacacacacacacacacacacacataaatggaGCATGGTGgcataaaagacagaaaatctatacagtatgtatgagaatataaatgtataacTTATCAATAAATGTGCCACTTTGTTGTCTGTGATGacaccagaaaaagaaaatcacccAGGAAACTATACTCTTTCAAAATTCCTATTTTTTTAGTTTGCTACTGTAAATGTGCCTGAATCCATTGTTAGCTTTCAGTGGTGACTATTTGCCCTTACTTGCTTTTCACAGCCACAAAGAGGAAAGTATGTGGTAGATATTCTGAATAAATAAGGAGTCCATTTCACTGTATGGTGAGTACTCTTTCTAAACACGCATTAATTGTGAATGCAAAGGAAGCCTTTCAAAATCCATCTATGCAAGTGTTTTAGACATACACACTGAGCTGCACAGTGCAGAGTGTGATTTTACGTCTATTTAAATGTAACACATTCTGCAGTGATCATGTGTTTGATTGTGGTGTTGAACTCTCAGAAGAGATTGTCCATCTCATGGTTTCTTAGCAATGCAGTTAATTCTTCCTAAATGGCATTTACTACAAAATGTGTATCcgctttaataaataaaaaacacattgaaactTGGCCAGGAGTTGATCAATTTTAAATGCTACTGCCTTCCTGAGTTGCCGTCCTTCATGGCCTTCCACCTCTCATCAAGGAAACTCCGGCAAAGGACAAAGTCTCTATCCAGGAGTAACCAGAACCTGTGCTTTCCATAGACTGAGCCTAAATCTATCCATTTATCCACTAAATCTGGGTACTTCCCAACCACAGAGGTGACATTTTCTGTCCCAGGTGCCAGTTTTCATAGCCAGAGGTCATTCCACCAAGGCCCCAGACTTTGCTTGCCAACTGCCAACTTGTTCAACTGGCTATACGTCCACTTCACCTAACTTGAAAATATAACCATAACATAACACAATTAATAGCAAATATTCATTTACAAACTATTtgataatacttacataaaACTATACAACTCCTCATTAACTAAtggcatatatatatgtatcaaCAAATTTGTGATATATTATTTACAAGTGTATGATTTGTTTATAATAACTTAATTATCATCAACTAATGGCCTATAAATAACTTTTAGTTAAAGTTATACCAAATGGAGAACAATATGCGCATTGAGTGCACATAAAGATTCAAAGCCCACCACATACTTTACACTGATGCAAGTGGAAAATGCAAGTGAAGAAAGTGAGTATTTGGTATAAAACTGTCAGGAATAAAGGTATTTATTTGGCTGTAACAGATGATTTCATTACCAAAAAATGGAAATcacttaaaatgtacaaattcattttaaagccaCATCTACAtacctgtatgtatgtgtttctgtgtgaatttCATTTGCTATAAAATACAGTGACTTAGTACAACCAAACATTTATTCCCTCCAGGGGGTCctaaagaacaaacacaaaattcTTTCTCATAAAAAACCAGCAAATTAAAACATCTAGcaagacatactgtatagttTAATGCAAGAGCCAATTTAAAAAGTTTTAGTAGCAAGGGTATGGTGTTTGGCGACAAATTAGAGCACCATAAACAAATGGTCTCAACCCATACCAATGAGCAAATCtttcatttaattatgttttctGAGGATGCATAAACATGCAAATCCACCCAAAAAGTGCTCACTCATGTTattcctttgtttttattgtgatttagttattattatcattattattaaactaTGATTTACCTTATCATAGGAATATGCACCACCTGTGGGAGTACTGAAAGGTTACGTTGCGGGAGATGTTACATTAACTCCCCTCCATACAGGAACAGGACATGTTGTGCAACCCACATTACATGTGCATCGTGTggagacagagaacagagcaCATCGGATTCCCAAACATTTCTCTACATCATTTCCccatttcaatcatttattaatgAGAGACAACAAGCTGGCACACTGTTGTTTTCCCTCCACCACGCCATCCCACCTGCTTGAAATTCACTCATTGTCTTCTCATTAAACCCTACAGCTCAGTTTCCCCCTTTCCcctatgtatatgtatgtgccTGCCCTCTGCTTCATCTTTAATTCCTTACTTCACCCTCCTCCTTCTGTATCTTCAacctttcctctttctgtgttgCTCCATCATTGTTGCTgtcaaaaagaaggaaagaagagatAGCAAAGGAAGCAGAATATGAAGAAGCCAATAACCCAGTTGACTGAGTAGATGTAGATGATGACCATGTCCATGTCAAAGCGCCAGCCCCGAGAGTCATCCTCAAAGTCCATAGCGTCCAGACGATAGCCTCCTCCATGGGGGAACTGGCGTCTAGCAATGGGACTGGACTGCCTCTGGAAGCCTGGTGTGACAAATGAGGCATCTCATCAGGTGGTTTTCATTAGTGACACCAAAATCTATGAGAATTGgcttgaaaatatttttacagtagTTTTCTCCTTACTTGAATTCATATCAGTTAGTTTTCATGTTGCATCAAAATGTCAGGAATGTAGTTACTATTGAGGATGTCAAGGTCATGTCCTCGGTAATATTTCTAGGAATTTAGGGGGTTCAGTGACATGAAGAGAAGTTTACTTTCTATGATTacacacatatcacacacatgtagggtttttttggggaccaaaatatcaaaaaatctgacaaaaactaaataaagaaaaataaaagggatTTAGTCTTCTCCATCAGAATAACACAGTGTAGAGAAGGCTATGAAACCACATTTAGACCATAAACTATTACTGAACAAttgagtaaataaaatgtgaaattatgtGACTTAAAAATACTTATTTGTTACAGTTTGGTTTTTGGCTCGTCAAACATTTCTTGGGGGCTGGGGGGAATCAGGACTCAGTATTTTAGAAAATGCtgaacaaaatatttcaatCCACGCCTGCAGAATTATCAGCTCTTCCACTGTCCACCCATATGCTATAATTATATTCCAAACAACCAATATTTTGCCAAAACATGGCTTCATACAATGCCTCCATGTTGCTACTGCGTTCTTTGATGCTGTGAAGCTCATAGTCATATTTTGCTGAAAGTGATTGTTACCATAAGGGCAGAGtgtttaatactttaagtagTGGTACAATATCAGTAGTTGTACATAGATTAGAAACTCATTTTGTCACTGCTTCCCCTCAGGATATTCTCTAAGGATTCTAAGAAATTGCATGCTATAAAGTTGAAGCATTGTGTTTAATAAACCGTTCAAGCCTCAAGGTACTTTTTAGATAAAAAGGTAGCAGGTATACTTGTGTTACTGTCACAAGTCTAGTCACACTGTTACTTACAAAGAGAAAAGTAGTAAAGTAGCAAAtttgtcctgctgctgccgGTATTTCGCCAAATCTGATTAATTGATCCTGGACAGAGAGAATTTCCATGTATGGGGAATTAAAAACTTGCCTCCAAAAATATGGAAGAGTTTCCGGCAGCTTGGGAGAGGCCACTTTGCGCAACTTGCTTTCTGGAAGTTCTGTTTCCGGGAAAGGTATTCCTTCGGGAAGAATGTCCTCGCTGTTTGGTTTAGCTCTGGaagaaagacaaggagacaAGCTTAATATTATCAAATGTGAACATCTTATTCACACCTCCACTTCTTGATAGCCTGGATAGATTATGTTTGATTTATTCAATACATTCAGCAGATGCAGCATCACCAGACCCCCTCATTTTCTCCTTGTTCTGTTTTCCGTATGACCTTGGCTTTGGTAATCAACACAAGAATCTAATCTACAATCCTTGTCACCTAATCACTCACAAGAGCCCTTAGTGTGTCTGCAGTCCTCATAACCACGGACACTCTGCCTTTTTATGGCCACAGCTGCTCACTTTCTCCTACATACATCTAGAAGTAGGCCAAAGTGAATCACAGAACTTCATTACTTATTCATAGCTTTGTCCAAATCAGACTACGTCCCATGTAATCAGTGTGCAGTGATCACGATGTTACATAAAATACTTATGTCACTACACagcaaaaatattattattacaatgagTAACATTGTGTTGTGTAAAGACCTTACATATAAGAATATAGCTGTTTCATTTTCCACTGATGCTGCCCTTGCTAAAAACATCAGTTTTTGTCATATCGCAATGGATTTTCCACCCATTAGGAATACTACTTCTTAATTCCATCAGAAAGCACTAAATAAATGTGTCCAGATTGCGTTTGATTCTGTCTTCTCAGTGTGGGTGACTCATCTGGTCAGAGCTGAACTAAAGGTCTACTCTGCTCCCTATGGGACATCTGCAGCTGGGCCCTCTGAACAATCTGCAGCTTAGATGTCATCTGTGTAACAGCCAACAGACgtaaaaaatacacatatagatgcaaataaacatgtaatCCTGTGTCTGTACACATTTACTGTTATATTATACTGTCTCTATGCCACTTtcttatactgtatttttatcCATCTCAATCTAGAATGCAGAGTAGAGTCACAAGCAGTGAGTTGATAAGCATTTCAAATCATGTGAATTGTACAGTAAGTGCTTTGTGCCCATTAGCTCACCCTTCTGGAAGAAGACATGTGTGATGATTGTTCTGCAGAGGGGGCAGGGGGTGTTGGTGGGGCTGTTCTTAGCCAGTGTCCTCAGACAGGGTTCACAGAAGATGTGGTTGCAGGGGTGACACATGTAAGGGCTGAAGtacacatccaaacacacagcGCAGATGTAACCTTCTCTGTCCCCGGCACTCacgtcctcctcgtcctcgctgctgctgctggatgggTTCCCTGTTGaactctggggggggggggggggggggggcaataaaGGATCAAATGGACTGTGAAAGGTTCATAGATGTATCACCATGCGTAtctctaaaatctaaaatcatGATGAGcttctcagacagacagattaaaaacagacagTCTTGCTCTGTGTCAAGTATaagaataaaaggaaaacaatccAGAAATCTGACCCCCTACATATGTCGTTTTGAGCATACGTTAGCACTACAGGATGTCATCACACCAGCTGGCCATAAATATAAgtgaaaatgtcttctttcGCTGTCCTCTGTCCACTGAGATTCTGTTTAAAACACTCTTCTCTTTAATACCCCCTATTTGATGAGTGTAAACGTCTTTGACACCCACCTGCGCAGCATAATAATATGTGTGAGGATACGAGGGTGTCAGGTGTGAGTTCAACCGAGTGAAACGTCCACCTACCTACACTTTCGCACCTCTTACTGTAAAGCATAAACATTGTTAGAGAAAACAATTTGACCCTGACGCTGGCCCTAATTCAAACTCCATTCACtttacagaaaacagagaggtgTTGTATCTCTTCAGGTAGAGCATTGCTATTCTTGGGCGATGTACTGTAGGTTTTCCATAAGGCACAGTATGACTCATGCATACACAATTCTgcaagataaaacattttgtttacgCTGCAGATGGCCCGTCCTCTGTTATTTTCAATCTAGTTTGTATCCTTTTATTTCATACA from the Enoplosus armatus isolate fEnoArm2 chromosome 4, fEnoArm2.hap1, whole genome shotgun sequence genome contains:
- the rgs7bpa gene encoding regulator of G-protein signaling 7-binding protein A isoform X2; this translates as MSSASNGRKNRPRSAGNIFQIGKPPHRDPQRRESTESTRKAQRAVADCRMIVQEFNTLVALYRELVISIGEITVDCPSLRAEMLKTRIKGCEMARAAHHSLSLISGPEDGEIHPEICRLFIQLQCCLEMYITEMLKSVCLLGSLQLHRKGKDYCGPPGVDSKTEESSDIPILEDTSSSPTDCPQLCWLVANDIENIEKDMREMKNLLSKLRETMPLPLKNQDDSSLLNLTPYPLVRQRKRRFFGLCCLVTS
- the rgs7bpa gene encoding regulator of G-protein signaling 7-binding protein A isoform X1; amino-acid sequence: MSSASNGRKNRPRSAGNIFQIGKPPHRDPQRRESTESTRKAQRAVADCRMIVQEFNTLVALYRELVISIGEITVDCPSLRAEMLKTRIKGCEMARAAHHSLSLISGSGPEDGEIHPEICRLFIQLQCCLEMYITEMLKSVCLLGSLQLHRKGKDYCGPPGVDSKTEESSDIPILEDTSSSPTDCPQLCWLVANDIENIEKDMREMKNLLSKLRETMPLPLKNQDDSSLLNLTPYPLVRQRKRRFFGLCCLVTS